A genomic segment from Bubalus bubalis isolate 160015118507 breed Murrah chromosome 5, NDDB_SH_1, whole genome shotgun sequence encodes:
- the TMEM86A gene encoding lysoplasmalogenase-like protein TMEM86A isoform X2 codes for MVSPVTVVKSEGPKLVPFFKATCVYFVLWLPSSSPSWVSALIKCLPIFCLWLFLLAHGLGFLLTHPSATRIFVGLVFSAIGDAFLIWQDQGYFVHGVLMFAVTHMLYASAFGMRPLGLRTGLLMVILSGLSYAFLYPNLTGAFTYLVGVYVAIIGFMGWRAMAGLQLVGAAWRWTELAAGTGALLFIVSDLTIALDKFCFPVPYSRAFIMSTYYAAQMLIALSAVESREPVEDYRLSKAK; via the exons atGGTGTCCCCGGTCACTGTG GTGAAGAGTGAGGGACCCAAGCTGGTGCCCTTCTTCAAGGCTACCTGTGTGTATTTCGTGCTCTGGCTGCCCTCGTCCAGCCCATCATGGGTCAGCGCCCTCATCAAGTGCCTGCCAATCTTCTGCCTCTGGCTCTTCCTCCTGGCCCATGGCCTGGGATTCCTGCTGACCCATCCCAGTGCCACCCGCATCTTCGTGGGGCTCGTCTTCTCCGCCATAGGCGACGCCTTCCTCATCTGGCAGGACCAGGGTTACTTTGTCCACG GTGTGCTGATGTTTGCCGTGACCCACATGCTCTACGCCTCGGCCTTTGGCATGCGGCCATTGGGTCTTCGGACAGGTCTGCTGATGGTAATATTGTCAGGCCTGAGCTATGCCTTCCTCTACCCAAACCTCACAGGTGCCTTCACCTACCTAGTGGGGGTCTATGTGGCCATTATCGGCTTCATGGGCTGGCGAGCAATGGCGGGGCTACAGCTGGTCGGGGCAGCCTGGCGCTGGACTGAGCTAGCGGCGGGCACTGGCGCACTGCTATTTATTGTCTCAGACCTGACCATCGCTCTCGACAAGTTCTGCTTCCCTGTGCCCTACTCGCGGGCATTCATCATGTCCACCTACTACGCCGCCCAGATGCTCATCGCCCTGTCAGCTGTTGAGAGCCGGGAGCCAGTGGAGGACTACCGACTGAGCAAGGCCAAATGA
- the TMEM86A gene encoding lysoplasmalogenase-like protein TMEM86A isoform X1 — protein sequence MVSPVTVPALGKSPQEGTLSSLLTALTPGRARAGLAPGSTSASSQPPSSQSVQCQVKSEGPKLVPFFKATCVYFVLWLPSSSPSWVSALIKCLPIFCLWLFLLAHGLGFLLTHPSATRIFVGLVFSAIGDAFLIWQDQGYFVHGVLMFAVTHMLYASAFGMRPLGLRTGLLMVILSGLSYAFLYPNLTGAFTYLVGVYVAIIGFMGWRAMAGLQLVGAAWRWTELAAGTGALLFIVSDLTIALDKFCFPVPYSRAFIMSTYYAAQMLIALSAVESREPVEDYRLSKAK from the exons atGGTGTCCCCGGTCACTGTG CCTGCATTAGGGAAATCTCCGCAGGAAGGAACTCTGTCATCTCTTCTCACTGCTCTCACCCCTGGCAGAGCAAGGGCAGGCTTAGCCCCTGGATCCACATCTGCCTCTTCCCAGCCTCCTTCATCACAGTCTGTTCAGTGCCAG GTGAAGAGTGAGGGACCCAAGCTGGTGCCCTTCTTCAAGGCTACCTGTGTGTATTTCGTGCTCTGGCTGCCCTCGTCCAGCCCATCATGGGTCAGCGCCCTCATCAAGTGCCTGCCAATCTTCTGCCTCTGGCTCTTCCTCCTGGCCCATGGCCTGGGATTCCTGCTGACCCATCCCAGTGCCACCCGCATCTTCGTGGGGCTCGTCTTCTCCGCCATAGGCGACGCCTTCCTCATCTGGCAGGACCAGGGTTACTTTGTCCACG GTGTGCTGATGTTTGCCGTGACCCACATGCTCTACGCCTCGGCCTTTGGCATGCGGCCATTGGGTCTTCGGACAGGTCTGCTGATGGTAATATTGTCAGGCCTGAGCTATGCCTTCCTCTACCCAAACCTCACAGGTGCCTTCACCTACCTAGTGGGGGTCTATGTGGCCATTATCGGCTTCATGGGCTGGCGAGCAATGGCGGGGCTACAGCTGGTCGGGGCAGCCTGGCGCTGGACTGAGCTAGCGGCGGGCACTGGCGCACTGCTATTTATTGTCTCAGACCTGACCATCGCTCTCGACAAGTTCTGCTTCCCTGTGCCCTACTCGCGGGCATTCATCATGTCCACCTACTACGCCGCCCAGATGCTCATCGCCCTGTCAGCTGTTGAGAGCCGGGAGCCAGTGGAGGACTACCGACTGAGCAAGGCCAAATGA